The DNA window CCAAGATTAAAAAGTAGAATTATTGTCTTCTCTTAaattctacaacttttattcaAGATATTTGTTTGTACGACAAGTTTAAAACAGCTGCTCTCATTAAAATGGGACATCCTGTGCATCAACattttaaactatattatttttaattttttttttaattttaaattctctatttattaatcgcttgttgtatgttaattattttgtcaaattacgtaattattataattatacagggGGTACAAGACTTACCGTATCACCGTTAATGGTAAATTGCTGAGATCATTTGGAGACAAAAATGGCAAAATGTCGATCCACAGTGTTTTAACGGGAAAGGTTTAAAGTTCACTAATGTGCTTATTTAGtcactttatttctttgtacaCTGTTTGCAAGACCGACGAATATTGGAATAAGAATTTGGCAGCCTCGACATTTTGACATTAGAATTTTTGTCTCCAAATGATCTCAGGAATCTGCCATTAACGGGTGATACGGTAAGTCTGGTACActctgtatataattttaaaattttcgttgATTATAggtttttaattgttaacattttttatttcgttacaGAAAATTCTTTTATGGAAGTTGTTCGGGATTCCCGCAATCTATTGTCGTAAAAACGTATATCTAACCGTTACATGTACTGCGATATACTTTTCGTCTGCGTCTCACGCAAAAGTATCTATAAGTTCGGAACCGCCGGAAGAAGCCGATCCGCGCCGAAGGCGAGCGCGCGTCAGCATCCCCACGCGGCTTGCCCGACAGCCGGCCTCCCTTCCAAcaaacccgccgcgccgcggtatATAAGCCGGCGCTCCGACAGGAGCCGGCACTTCGTCTTAGCTCCGGCTCTCTGCTGCCTTTGACGAAGCCTACCCCATCCAATATCCCAGGGTACACGCAAAAGGAGGTCCGGTGTTCCGAGCCTCTACTGAGAGTTCTCAGAGTGTTCCCGAACTCCATCCAACTTACTCCCGACGGCCATGGTTCAGCGAGGTCGAGTGTACTCAGCCTCGTAACGAGGATTCTCGTAGCCATCGCCCCGGGTATTCGCACATACCGATCGCGTTTCCGCTCGCGTGCAAATACATCACGGACCGCGCCGAAAGAGTATAAAATAGGAGAACACCGCGTCTCGGGGAATTCGCGCGTTATGTAAAACCGCGCTTCAAAACGATAAGGCACAGCGCGCCGAGTGCAATCGCACTAATTTATCTGTATACCTCGCGTTTCGTcagttttgtttattatatcgaataaagtttatatgtattataaatcaattgcTATCTTTTGGGCCTTCCACTCTAGTTCCTAACAAGCGATCGAGTCCGCGTTCCACTGAAACTCCGGTCGTCTCATAGTTGACGGGCTGAACGAAGCTATTCGTACTGATCTCGCGTTCTCGCGGAACGGATTCGGCGATTCGTTCAGCGCGTTTATTGCGCGCCCGAACAGAAGTAAAACAGTCaattagaaagaaaaacgcCATTTACTGTCCGGattgaatcttttttttagactaataataatattgtacgaATTTTGTATAGTTTTACTAAGTTCTGATACTTCACGTCACGCTACGTAAATTCGATCATAATCAGCtgcatataaaaacaatgttcTTAGGTTTTACGTTTCTTCGCGTCCCGTCGCGTCTCATTACGTTAAGTTCATTGTAATCCCGgcataaataagaaaagagaGTAACggaaaattaagttttaaattatttgttcgaGTACGAGTATATAACAAAAACGATCAATGGAACTTTTAATTCTAAAGATATGCAACTCGTTTTCGGAGACAAAACTGAAAGGTATGAGACACTGAAAGCTATGTTTGATGATATTATGAATATACGGCGTTTTATACAAAAGCTATTATCgataacttataaaaataaaatttactgaaTAACATGtaatacgttttatttaatttttttattaaagaataagtaATCCAGATCGCATTTAGTTGACAATACAGTTTACTAAAGTGATTTACCTGGGCAAacctttttgttttttaaagattGTTTATCTTGCATAAAAAGTAACGCATAACAAGCAGTAGGTATAGTAGGCCGATTCCAACTCGGGAGCTCCGAGGGAGGGGTAAGGAAAGGGGGGTATCGGATTGCGGgggggtatcgggttacacaagggtatcggatttcgcggggggtgagggggaggggagtattgggttacacaagggtatcggATTACGAGGGGGAAGGGAGAAGGGAGggggtgaccttgacatacCACGTGAATGACTCACGTGTATGACTCACCGGAATGACTCAgcgggatgactcacccgcgCCGCGGGGTCCGCGGGAAGGGAAGTCCGCGTGGGGggtccgcgttcgcgttcgcggtCGCGGGGTCCGCGTTCGCTCGCGCCGCGTGGAAAAACCTACCTCAGTTTCggcgaggggggggggggcatgGCCGCGGCCCTCCATTCTCATTCTCGCTGCCGATAAAGCTTCCCACAGTGTCAGGTGTCCACGGACCTCCGTCATTAATGTAAATGTAGTTAACAGTATTTCTCGCTGATTTTGGCAGCCAGGGCGGTTGACCGGTGGACCCGCGATTTCTACAGCCCGAGCCACAGCCACGCGGTGATTAAATTCTAATACGTCAAACGTCTTGTCCGTCAATCTTTCGTTCTCCGCAGTAGGACGATACCCGCGACCCTGCGCGAGGGAGTCGGCGTAAAATTGCGCCCGCCCGCGTCCGACGGTCGCGTCCCGCCCGCGTCTGATGGCCGCGCGGATGTAAGCGCCTAGTTGTGCACGCCCGCGTCCGATGCCGGGTGACCGATGAGCGGGCCTCTCCTCCTGATCACTATCAGAGTCgtcaaaatctaaattatcGAACTTGAAAATACCTCCCCTCTGAATATCGCTCTTCTCAATGTCTTTCGCGTCTTGCAGGGAAAAGGCGAAGACATCACAAAAAAACGTAGtttaatcacaaaaaaaaacaatgtcacGTTCGAGAACTTTTCACTAATGATTGACGGAATGTAATACGGAATCAGTTTGATGAATCACAAACGCAACAAAGGTGACTAACTGCGTCACcaatcttcaaaaaatatttttagacgAAACACGTTTAAACATGCTCACAGCCACGACGAGATTAAATTCAATGACGGTTGCAGAACGGAGAAGTcgccagaaaaaaatataatgacgGTGTATAAAACTGATAGTCGCTTCCAGCAAAAAGTAAGATAAAATACTTCTCGCACTACAAAGGCGAGCGCCGACGTCCGCCAGAAGTCCGGCTGCTTGAATTTACAAACAAATATCGCATACCGTAACATAGAAGTGAGGCGCCGATGCTCCGGCGGACGTCGCATATACGGCTCAAATGGAAATGCGCGCGAAGAAATTATAGCAtgatttatacttaaaaaacaaTCTATGCACGCAGTAcgtaaaaaacaaagaaagaaatgacATCATcgacgatgatcgacccgatgacgcatcgaacctgtcgggacaCATTTTGCGGGCGCCGTAAACAAAtgttttctaggaaaagggggtgtTATTGCGTAGGCTAAACAATTTCGCACTATTTTTTACGACGCAGTACGcaaaacaaaggaagaaatgatCTTTCAAGATTCAGGtggagcgagagaaagagagcaaaGGGTATATAACAAGGGATGAAGCGCGTCAAGCCGCAGTAGTATGATTTGAGAACATATGTGCAGCGATATATCGGTCGAAAAGTATCGCGgtttcttcattattttatggTTGAACATTACATCGTAAAGATTCTTTTATCGCTCAGTCGCAAAGATGTTCCTCCTGCTGTCGAAACCTTCGGATATTCGCGATTTTAGCGCCGAACAAAGCAACTGCAATTCGTGCCGAAAGCCGTTTTGTTGCAAATGTGCGGCGATCACGTCCACTACGTGTGGGACAAGCTTCCGGAGCATATAAAGGCGGATTTGGAGGTTCAGACCTATCGTCGCTGTGACGAACATTACAATCAACCGTGGCAGCAAACGCACATCGACGGTCCCGCTCCGATGATTAAGAATTGCGGCGAATGtcagcaaaaaaaaacaggtaGAGGCCTGaagcaatttaataaaaagaatagtaCGAAAGTGATCAAACATGGAGCAATTCGAGCAAACCGAACGCGATCTATTGGAGCTGTCCGACCAAGTCGCTACCTTGGGTGAATTTTCCACATGGGCGCTAAAATGCGCGGAATTCGTCGAGCAGCTCGAGGCACGCAGTAGTGCCAAACGTTCGCGGCTCTTGATCGGGCAGAGACAATCGTTGGTTGCCATAATCGCGCGACTCGAGGGTGCGAAGACACGATTGGAAAGCAGAGTTGCAAAGAATAATTACTTNNNNNNNNNNNNNNNNNNNNNNNNNNNNNNNNNNNNNNNNNNNNNNNNNNNNNNNNNNNNNNNNNNNNNNNNNNNNNNNNNNNNNNNNNNNNNNNNNNNNNNNNNNNNNNNNNNNNNNNNNNNNNNNNNNNNNNNNNNNNNNNNNNNNNNNNNNNNNNNNNNNNNNNNNNNNNNNNNNNNNNNNNNNNNNNNNNNNNNNNNNNNNNNNNNNNNNNNNNNNNNNNNNNNNNNNNNNNNNNNNNNNNNNNNNNNNNNNNNNNNNNNNNNNNNNNNNNNNNNNNNNNNNNNNNNNNNNNNNNNNNNNNNNNNNNNNNNNNNNNNNNNNNNNNNNNNNNNNNNNNNNNNNNNNNNNNNNNNNNNNNNNNNNNNNNNNNNNNNNNNNNNNNNNNNNNNNNNNNNNNNNNNNNNNNNNNNNNNNNNNNNNNNNNNNNNNNNNNNNNNNNNNNNNNNNNNNNNNNNNNNNNNNNNNNNNNNNNNNNNNNNNNNNNNNNNNNNNNNNNaattatatttatttaaaatatttattatttaagttgataaaattatatttgtttaaattaattatttaattaaaaaattgtaattgattataatttaaaccCTGTTGGAAAGACAATTTTTCCATAGCGGTGGTGATTATGCGGACACCGGTAGCAGTGGCGACACACGCGCGGCAAAACTCGTTTGGCGAGAGATCGATGCCGCGTTTGAAACGCGTATAATGACCGGCGCGGTAATTAATGCAGACTACATAGAACAGACTACAAAAACACATAACTGTGTCAAAGTAAACACCGCATTCAATGTGGAGTTTGTGGCGGGCGAAAAACGTGCCAATAAGAGTCTGAACACAAAAAACAAAGAACTCTGTCGTACATCGAACTTGCGCGAGTGGTACGAGCGGCACGTTATCGAACCCACATTAGCGTCCCTCGAGGAGTCAGGAACGCGACAGTGGGTGGGCGTTGTCGCGAATCCTCAATTTGACGGTGAACGTCAACAGGTACAATCCTTTCGCGCGGGGTGTCACTTGAAATTGCTTCAAGACATTAAATTGAAGAACGCGGTGATCAACGTGCTGTTTATGGACAATGCGTGTTTTGCGTGGTCAGTGGTCGCCGCCTTACATCCGGCTGAAAGAAATTCAGAACAGAAATCTTTATACCCGCATTATACAACGGTACTAAATAAGAGACATTGAATTTCCAATGACATTGAAGCAGATTAAACATTTTGAACGATTCAACGACGTGTCGATCAACGTGTACACCATCGAGGGACAGAAGACGTCAAACGTTCTTCCAATACGGCTTATCGACCGCACGAGTGATAAACACGTGAATCTGCTGTACGTGCAGGATCCGCGAGACAACAATGTTGGACATTTTGCGTGGATCAAGAATCTATCCCGCCTCGcaaattaataagaaaggACACACAAAGtacttttgcgatcggtaagtacctatactttttttttaaatatatatcattttatattttttgtataaaaatttttaatatttgtatttttttgcagatgtcTACATTATTTTAGCTCGAGCGACAAATTGCAGTCTCACACGGTAGACTGTGGAAAGATGAACGACTCACTCTGCGCCATCCAACTACCGAGCGAGGACGACAAGTGGCTCAGCTTCAAGAACTACAGCAGGAAAGAGCGACTTCCATATGTCGTATATGCCGACTTGGAGTGCGTGCTGAAGAAGACACAACCGGAAACGGAACACGCGTCATACGCCTATCAACATCATCGGGTATGTAGTATAGGATACTACGTACAGTGCTCGTATGATGAAACGTTATCAGTGTATCGATTTCGTCGTGATAATGACTGCGTTGCGTGGTTCACCGAGGAACTGAAAAGATTGGCGCATTGCGTAAAGGCTATATTATCCGAGAATGTTCGCATGGTAGATctaacgcgagacgagtgggagACATTTTACAGCGCGGCGCAGTGTCACATTTGCAAAAAACCGTTCGCGCCGGATGATAATCGCGTACGCGATCATTGCCACCTGACCGGTCGATATAGAGGTCCCGCACATTCGAACTGTAATCTGAATTATAAAGATTCTCACTTCATCCCAGtcttattcttcttctttcgaaGGTTGGCGATCCAAATGGCCAACATAGTTTTAGATACGGCCATGCGAAAGATGTCCACTGAAGTACAGCCAAACCATCTTCTGATGTCTTTCAGCCAGGAATTTTGGCGCCTGCCGATGGATCTCTTCCCTTGAATCTTGCCTTGGATGATCAGTCGCATGAGTTCGTATCTTTCTCCTCGCATCAGGtgtcctatatatatatatctcgtcTTCTCTCCCTGATTGTCAGGATGAGTTCCTTCTGCTTATGCATACGGCTGAGGACTTCCTCAttggttattttatttacccaTGATATGCGCAACATACGACGGTACAGATACATCTCGAAAGcatctattttcttttccgtATTTGGGTCAAGAGTCCAGCTTTCGCAACCGTATAACAGGGTAGAGAATATGTAGCATCTGATCATACGGACCCTGAGGTCCAAACTTAGATCCGATCTCGTGAAGAACGTC is part of the Temnothorax longispinosus isolate EJ_2023e chromosome 12, Tlon_JGU_v1, whole genome shotgun sequence genome and encodes:
- the LOC139822967 gene encoding uncharacterized protein, with the translated sequence MLDILRGSRIYPASQINKKGHTKYFCDRCLHYFSSSDKLQSHTVDCGKMNDSLCAIQLPSEDDKWLSFKNYSRKERLPYVVYADLECVLKKTQPETEHASYAYQHHRNTHGLV